One window of Candidatus Neomarinimicrobiota bacterium genomic DNA carries:
- the sufD gene encoding Fe-S cluster assembly protein SufD — translation MNSFLSEFEFFANHRENETAESKALRQKGLDQFNELGLPKRSWEAWQYSDFSKLESAHFRLPKENAFPSTIPESIPITSDFNKIVFVNDFFQKQMSSFPDSIIVRTIMDISAEESSEILSKLNTNENPFHALNTALMSSKILIEIPKGIILEKPIHILFQTTDISDLQMTHPRVRVKTGSNSEATIIEHYIGKCKTEYFQNIVTEFSLANNARLNHIRIQEDGINATHVASTHYQLESDASLHGMHFASGSKLYRQDISVSLNGEGSEANLNGLCLSNEMQHLDHFVTMDHDQPQCVSRQLFKYILSDSSSGAFNGRIVVSPDSQKTDAIQTNKNLLLSESALMNSNPQLEIYANDVKCAHGSTSGQMDPEAIFYLQSRGLNKNEARLLLINGFAREVIQNIQDKATQEYLDNLLNDWLDKQKNKM, via the coding sequence ATGAATTCCTTTTTATCTGAATTTGAATTTTTTGCAAACCACCGAGAAAATGAAACGGCAGAATCGAAAGCGCTTCGACAAAAAGGCTTAGATCAATTCAATGAACTTGGTCTGCCAAAACGCTCTTGGGAAGCTTGGCAATATTCTGATTTTTCCAAACTTGAATCCGCTCATTTTCGTTTGCCAAAAGAAAATGCTTTTCCATCAACCATCCCAGAGTCCATCCCAATTACCAGCGATTTCAATAAAATCGTGTTTGTAAACGACTTCTTTCAAAAACAAATGTCATCCTTCCCGGATAGCATAATTGTACGGACAATAATGGATATATCGGCTGAGGAATCATCAGAAATATTGAGCAAGTTGAATACAAATGAGAATCCGTTTCACGCATTGAATACAGCATTAATGAGTTCTAAAATCTTAATTGAAATTCCCAAAGGGATCATTTTAGAAAAACCCATCCACATTCTATTCCAAACTACAGATATTTCAGATTTGCAAATGACTCATCCTAGAGTAAGAGTAAAAACAGGAAGCAATTCTGAAGCTACCATAATCGAACATTATATTGGAAAATGCAAAACCGAATATTTTCAAAATATCGTTACAGAATTTTCTCTAGCAAATAATGCTCGGCTAAATCATATCCGTATCCAAGAGGACGGGATTAACGCCACACATGTTGCATCAACCCACTACCAGTTAGAATCAGATGCGAGTTTACATGGAATGCATTTTGCTTCAGGTTCTAAATTATACCGTCAGGATATTTCCGTAAGCCTTAACGGCGAAGGATCAGAAGCCAATTTGAACGGGCTTTGTTTATCCAATGAAATGCAACATTTAGATCATTTTGTCACTATGGATCATGATCAGCCTCAATGCGTAAGCCGTCAGCTTTTCAAATATATTTTATCGGATTCATCCTCCGGCGCATTTAATGGACGAATTGTTGTGAGCCCGGATTCTCAAAAAACAGACGCAATTCAAACCAATAAAAATCTACTTTTATCCGAATCAGCTTTGATGAATTCAAATCCACAGTTAGAAATCTATGCAAATGATGTCAAATGCGCCCACGGTTCTACTTCCGGACAAATGGACCCTGAGGCAATTTTTTATCTTCAAAGCCGTGGATTAAATAAAAATGAAGCTCGATTACTTTTGATAAATGGATTCGCTCGTGAGGTCATCCAAAATATCCAAGACAAGGCAACACAGGAATATCTGGATAACCTTTTGAATGATTGGTTAGATAAACAGAAAAATAAAATGTGA
- a CDS encoding dCMP deaminase family protein: protein MKNRVSWEHYFMNIAQEVGTRSTCDRKHVGSVIVRDKTILSTGYNGSIRGLPHCDEAGHEMENNHCVRTVHAEANAIVQAAANGVRIEGAEIFVTASPCYSCFKMITNSGIKKIYFGEFYRDERIREHAEELGIKLVHLE from the coding sequence ATGAAAAACAGAGTTAGCTGGGAACATTATTTCATGAACATTGCGCAGGAAGTGGGCACACGTTCCACCTGTGACCGCAAGCATGTGGGGTCCGTTATCGTTCGTGATAAAACTATTCTTTCTACGGGTTATAACGGTAGCATTCGCGGGCTTCCGCATTGTGATGAAGCCGGACACGAAATGGAAAACAACCATTGCGTCCGAACCGTGCATGCCGAAGCAAATGCGATTGTCCAGGCGGCGGCAAACGGTGTGCGGATTGAAGGCGCTGAAATATTTGTAACGGCATCACCGTGCTACAGCTGTTTTAAAATGATCACCAACTCAGGTATTAAGAAAATCTATTTTGGCGAATTTTACAGGGACGAACGCATTCGCGAACACGCAGAAGAGCTTGGAATTAAACTCGTTCATTTGGAATGA
- the sufC gene encoding Fe-S cluster assembly ATPase SufC, with product MLEIKNLHASVDEKEILKGINLSVNAGELHAIMGRNGSGKSTLSQVIAGRDTYTITQGKILYKGEDIADWSPEHRALEGVFLSFQYPVVIPGVNTTYFLKAALNAKLKYLGKPELDAMEFLTLIREKLKLVGMDENYLSRAVNDGFSGGEKKRNEILQMLTLDPTLSILDETDSGLDIDALKIVAEGVNNYRNKDRAIVVITHYQRILEYMDIDKIHVLMDGEIVRSGGANLAQKLEEKGYSWLEEKSA from the coding sequence ATGCTTGAAATAAAAAATCTACATGCCAGTGTAGATGAAAAAGAAATTCTCAAAGGAATCAACCTATCGGTAAATGCCGGTGAGTTACACGCCATTATGGGCAGAAACGGTTCCGGGAAAAGCACCCTTTCGCAAGTGATTGCTGGACGTGATACTTATACAATTACCCAAGGGAAAATTCTGTACAAAGGCGAGGACATAGCAGATTGGTCACCGGAACACCGCGCCTTGGAAGGAGTTTTCCTTTCTTTTCAATATCCCGTTGTCATTCCCGGCGTCAATACAACATACTTTTTGAAAGCGGCGCTTAATGCAAAATTAAAGTACCTTGGGAAACCCGAATTAGACGCAATGGAATTTTTAACACTCATCCGTGAAAAACTAAAACTAGTTGGAATGGATGAAAATTATTTATCGCGGGCGGTGAATGATGGATTTTCAGGCGGTGAAAAAAAGCGGAATGAAATTCTCCAAATGCTGACGCTGGATCCAACCCTTTCCATTTTAGATGAAACAGATTCTGGACTTGATATAGACGCGCTGAAAATTGTTGCTGAAGGTGTAAATAATTACCGAAACAAAGATCGAGCAATTGTGGTCATTACACATTACCAACGTATTCTGGAATATATGGATATTGACAAAATTCATGTATTAATGGATGGGGAAATTGTTAGATCGGGTGGAGCAAACTTGGCGCAAAAACTAGAGGAAAAAGGATATTCCTGGTTGGAGGAAAAATCTGCATGA
- a CDS encoding DUF2480 family protein produces the protein MDNFLDGGILKEKSFRKQADETDWSQYEGERVLIKGCAEVAIPTWAYCILAAKLSQVADHVLYGEACAAVKIFDRKEL, from the coding sequence ATGGATAATTTCCTCGACGGCGGGATTTTGAAGGAAAAATCATTCCGGAAACAGGCAGATGAAACAGACTGGTCGCAATACGAGGGCGAGCGGGTGTTGATTAAAGGCTGTGCAGAAGTGGCCATTCCCACATGGGCCTATTGTATATTAGCTGCTAAACTTTCCCAAGTTGCGGATCATGTTTTGTATGGTGAAGCATGTGCAGCAGTGAAAATTTTTGATCGAAAAGAATTATGA
- a CDS encoding SUF system NifU family Fe-S cluster assembly protein, protein MMEDIRELYQEVILDHNQSPRNFGPLETTTHELEGINPLCGDRLKLYAHLESDRIVDIHFEGSGCAIFKASSSIMTEIIKDKTTQEAEKLFHQFHELVTTGKGEIESMGKLAVMAGVHQYPARVKCASLAWHTLKNILDKSNETVTTE, encoded by the coding sequence GTGATGGAAGATATTCGTGAACTATATCAGGAAGTCATTTTGGATCATAATCAGAGTCCCAGAAACTTTGGTCCTTTGGAAACCACAACCCACGAACTTGAAGGGATCAATCCTCTTTGTGGTGACCGATTGAAACTGTATGCACATTTGGAAAGTGACAGGATTGTGGACATTCATTTTGAAGGATCGGGATGCGCCATTTTCAAAGCGTCTTCATCCATTATGACAGAGATTATTAAAGACAAAACGACGCAGGAAGCTGAAAAATTATTTCACCAGTTTCATGAATTGGTCACAACCGGCAAAGGCGAAATTGAATCTATGGGAAAACTAGCCGTAATGGCTGGCGTTCATCAATATCCTGCGCGGGTGAAATGCGCAAGCCTCGCATGGCATACTTTGAAAAATATTCTTGATAAATCCAACGAAACAGTTACTACTGAATAA
- the sufT gene encoding putative Fe-S cluster assembly protein SufT → MFNDKNEYVTLLRDVDATQVPMGTKATLKKGDRGQITQALGGNFTILYHGNLFQIDKKDAEAIGKKIEEEAAPLPINPNGNVNEDSIWDVMKTCYDPEIPVNIVELGLIYSCEISSLDDGGTEVNIKMTLTAPGCGMGHIIAEEVNQKIMNISGVSEVHVELVWDPPWNQMMMSESARLHLGML, encoded by the coding sequence ATGTTTAATGACAAAAACGAATATGTAACTCTACTTCGCGATGTTGATGCCACTCAAGTCCCTATGGGAACGAAGGCTACCTTAAAAAAGGGAGACCGGGGACAAATCACCCAAGCGCTTGGAGGAAATTTCACAATCCTGTATCACGGAAACCTATTCCAAATTGATAAAAAAGATGCCGAGGCCATTGGAAAAAAAATAGAGGAAGAGGCCGCACCGCTTCCCATTAATCCGAATGGTAATGTAAATGAAGATAGTATTTGGGATGTAATGAAAACTTGCTACGATCCGGAAATTCCGGTTAATATTGTTGAACTTGGGCTTATTTATTCCTGTGAAATATCCAGCTTAGATGATGGTGGCACTGAGGTGAATATAAAAATGACACTGACGGCTCCCGGTTGTGGAATGGGACACATTATTGCAGAGGAAGTCAACCAAAAAATAATGAACATCTCGGGCGTGTCAGAAGTACATGTAGAACTAGTTTGGGATCCGCCATGGAATCAAATGATGATGTCGGAGTCAGCTCGTCTTCATCTTGGAATGTTATGA
- a CDS encoding acetyl-CoA carboxylase carboxyl transferase subunit alpha/beta translates to MAINNHFYLPFEKDGTFDYSAESIANLTEFEKYQLSFHPERPKYLDYLECFDQVEECLDSQSFGSCLIQTHRAEFSGIKLMLIGQQSGPSSNYKEIREAMVHPEASDKWNHGMPTPASYERATEAVNIADAEDRIIITLLDTPGADPTEEAESGGIAWRIGNTIQALAEANRPTLSIIINRGCSGGAIALTGCDIVLALEFSTYLVISPEAASSILFHSRKEANRAAEAMWITSKEGLQVGIVDELIPELPGPAHKFPSETKAAVTQALEKWLPAFALVPDDDVIKNRIQRWKQIGQWNECSTEELESVKSVKTNIPQKPSGGFIKRHSNCTTVNGDRVYDPQHYSQLEENDFVCPTCLRRYTRLTAWDYIQYALDAESFSEHEETKYIADKDILSFPGYDEKLKATREKTGLMTSMMTGEGEIEGKSVVYVGTDFGFLGGSFCMSSAEKIWRAAEIAIEKKVPIILQVAGGGARMHEGCSSMVGIPKAHVALTRVERAGINVITLVTDPTLGGVAIGYGSRGIRLFEEHAGNIGFSGKRVIEQYTGHKTSREFQMTEWLKEKGHVIHTFNLKTLRETLSEIIKSV, encoded by the coding sequence ATGGCAATCAATAATCATTTTTATTTACCCTTCGAGAAAGATGGAACCTTTGATTATTCAGCTGAATCTATTGCTAATCTAACTGAGTTTGAAAAATATCAGCTTTCTTTCCATCCAGAACGCCCTAAATATTTAGATTATCTTGAATGTTTTGACCAAGTTGAAGAATGTCTAGACAGTCAATCATTTGGATCTTGCCTGATTCAAACCCACCGCGCAGAATTTAGTGGAATAAAACTCATGCTCATCGGTCAGCAGAGTGGGCCATCCTCAAATTACAAGGAAATCCGGGAGGCTATGGTTCATCCTGAAGCATCAGATAAATGGAACCACGGAATGCCCACACCGGCATCGTATGAACGGGCTACCGAAGCGGTAAACATCGCTGATGCAGAAGACCGGATAATTATCACATTGTTAGACACACCCGGCGCAGACCCCACAGAAGAAGCAGAATCAGGAGGAATTGCTTGGCGCATTGGAAATACCATTCAGGCGTTAGCGGAAGCAAATCGCCCAACATTGTCCATTATAATTAATCGTGGTTGCAGCGGAGGCGCGATTGCCTTAACCGGTTGCGATATTGTATTGGCACTTGAATTTTCAACGTATTTGGTCATATCACCGGAAGCAGCATCCTCTATTTTGTTCCATAGCCGCAAGGAAGCCAACCGAGCTGCAGAAGCGATGTGGATCACCTCGAAGGAAGGTCTTCAAGTTGGCATTGTGGATGAGTTAATACCGGAATTACCGGGTCCTGCGCATAAATTTCCCAGTGAAACCAAAGCAGCAGTAACCCAAGCTCTTGAAAAATGGCTACCCGCATTTGCCCTTGTTCCCGATGATGACGTAATTAAAAACCGAATTCAACGCTGGAAGCAAATTGGTCAGTGGAATGAATGCTCTACTGAGGAATTAGAATCTGTTAAATCTGTTAAAACAAACATACCACAAAAGCCGTCCGGCGGATTTATTAAACGGCATTCAAATTGTACTACTGTAAATGGCGACAGAGTTTATGATCCTCAGCATTACAGTCAGTTAGAAGAAAATGACTTCGTGTGTCCAACCTGCCTACGCCGTTATACTAGGTTGACTGCGTGGGATTACATTCAGTATGCTCTTGATGCAGAATCTTTTTCTGAGCACGAGGAAACAAAATATATCGCTGATAAAGATATCTTGTCATTTCCCGGATATGATGAAAAACTGAAGGCAACCCGCGAAAAGACCGGGCTTATGACATCCATGATGACCGGAGAAGGAGAAATTGAAGGGAAATCGGTTGTATATGTGGGAACAGATTTTGGTTTTTTAGGAGGATCATTTTGTATGTCCTCGGCAGAAAAGATTTGGCGAGCGGCGGAAATTGCCATAGAAAAAAAAGTGCCTATAATTTTGCAGGTAGCCGGCGGAGGGGCACGCATGCACGAAGGTTGCTCTTCTATGGTTGGGATTCCAAAAGCTCATGTTGCTTTAACAAGGGTAGAACGAGCTGGGATTAATGTCATAACATTGGTTACTGATCCAACTTTAGGTGGCGTTGCCATCGGATATGGCTCAAGGGGAATTCGATTATTTGAAGAACACGCGGGGAATATCGGTTTTTCCGGCAAGCGCGTCATCGAACAATACACCGGACATAAAACCAGTCGGGAATTTCAAATGACGGAATGGCTCAAAGAAAAGGGTCACGTGATACATACATTCAATTTGAAAACACTTCGGGAAACTTTATCTGAGATAATAAAAAGTGTTTGA
- a CDS encoding cysteine desulfurase produces MSSNFDPTSIREDFPIFSVHPDLVYLDNAATSQTPKHVTNAVLKYYETFNANVHRTIYSIGNKATQAFEHARENVADFINSKEHRSIVFTKSATEAINLVANAWGRKNLANGDEILITEMEHHSNIVPWQLIAKETDANLKYIPITKNGELENWESCISDKTKIVAITHQSNVFGTINPIEKIVEKAHSFGAVVLVDAAQSVPHSKVDVQKLGCDFLVFSGHKMLGPTGVGVLYGKPDLLEGMDPFLGGGEMIKTVSMESSTWNDIPHKFEAGTPNIAQTIGLGTAIDYLNEIGMGTIHDYEQELLIYTLSIFENNPAITVYGKSKKRAGALSFNLENIHPHDVAQFLDNDGIAIRAGHHCAQPIMKKIGVSATCRASFYMYTTKEDIHQLAESLEKIESIFA; encoded by the coding sequence ATGAGTTCGAATTTCGATCCCACATCTATTCGAGAAGATTTCCCGATTTTTTCTGTGCATCCGGACCTCGTTTATCTGGACAACGCTGCTACAAGCCAAACGCCCAAACATGTCACAAATGCTGTCTTAAAATATTATGAAACATTCAATGCAAATGTTCACCGTACTATTTATTCTATTGGGAATAAAGCAACACAAGCTTTTGAACATGCTAGAGAAAATGTAGCGGACTTTATTAACTCAAAAGAACATCGCTCAATTGTTTTTACCAAGAGTGCCACGGAGGCTATTAATTTGGTCGCCAATGCATGGGGAAGGAAAAATCTAGCTAACGGTGACGAAATTCTAATCACTGAAATGGAGCACCATAGTAATATCGTTCCATGGCAATTGATTGCGAAAGAAACCGACGCAAATCTCAAATATATTCCGATTACAAAAAATGGCGAACTTGAAAATTGGGAATCTTGCATTTCGGACAAAACGAAAATTGTTGCAATTACACACCAGTCAAATGTATTTGGCACTATTAATCCAATTGAAAAAATTGTAGAAAAAGCACATTCTTTCGGTGCTGTTGTTTTGGTGGATGCCGCTCAAAGCGTTCCACACTCAAAAGTGGACGTACAAAAACTGGGGTGCGACTTTCTTGTTTTTTCCGGACATAAAATGCTAGGGCCAACCGGCGTGGGTGTGCTCTATGGAAAACCCGATTTATTAGAAGGAATGGATCCATTCCTTGGCGGCGGTGAAATGATTAAAACCGTATCCATGGAATCTTCCACTTGGAATGACATTCCGCATAAATTTGAAGCCGGAACACCCAATATTGCTCAAACAATCGGGCTTGGGACAGCCATTGATTATCTTAATGAAATTGGTATGGGTACTATTCACGACTACGAGCAGGAATTGCTCATTTATACTTTGAGCATTTTTGAAAATAATCCTGCCATTACTGTATATGGAAAATCTAAAAAAAGAGCTGGTGCCTTGAGTTTTAATCTTGAAAACATTCATCCACACGATGTAGCACAATTTCTCGATAACGACGGAATTGCAATCCGTGCGGGGCATCATTGCGCACAACCGATTATGAAAAAGATCGGCGTATCAGCAACCTGCAGGGCGAGTTTTTATATGTACACCACAAAGGAAGATATTCATCAGTTAGCAGAAAGTCTCGAAAAAATTGAATCTATTTTTGCTTGA
- a CDS encoding (Fe-S)-binding protein: MTFSKMFKVISRGSDPLDWKKAFAHFPKGLGIFLSQRTLFKTRPVVGGIHAAVAWGFTLYMAVNVVDILYGMIPGFHFIPNHFIGKVYRLFVDIFSVLVIVGVKYFIFRRFIYKDKNLTIKEPVLLNESARKGMRRDSFIVGMFILCHVGFRLIGASFEVALHGQDWSQPAATILSFMWIWLGMTESAIAFGEHMSWWLALGLILGFLPYFPFSKHAHLFMGPLNYMAAKERRSPATLDIMDLEAEDVEQFGASKLEHLPQKSFLDGYACIMCNRCQDSCPAYITGKELSPSALEINKRYYFNDHLTSLAKGDETTEPLHQWLLSEEALWSCTTCGFCVEVCPVGNEPMVDILHIRQNLVLMESKFPQEAMDAFNKIETYGNPWGMSPQDREKWMEGLNVPLIREKKSAEYLYWAGCAGAYDDRGKGISKSVAKILNEANIDYAVLGNEETCTGDSARRIGNEYLFQMQAMQNMENFEKYNIKKIITQCPHCLTTLKNDYSEMGAELEVIHHSQFISQLISEGKIKPEKNITEKITFHDACYIGRHQGEYDAPRNVLQAVINNEENLVEMARTKDQSFCCGAGGGNMWYEINTGTRINIERFEEAIETGATKVATSCNFCMIMMDDARKVTSKDESMEVVDIAELIAERI, from the coding sequence ATGACGTTCAGCAAAATGTTTAAAGTTATCAGTCGGGGATCGGATCCCCTTGACTGGAAAAAAGCATTTGCACATTTTCCAAAAGGATTGGGAATATTTTTAAGCCAACGTACTCTTTTCAAAACAAGACCGGTTGTTGGTGGAATTCATGCCGCAGTAGCTTGGGGGTTTACGCTCTACATGGCTGTAAATGTGGTTGATATTCTGTATGGAATGATTCCCGGGTTTCATTTTATACCCAATCATTTTATTGGGAAGGTTTATCGATTATTTGTGGATATTTTTAGTGTCCTTGTAATAGTTGGAGTAAAATATTTCATATTTAGGCGATTTATTTACAAGGATAAAAATCTGACGATAAAAGAGCCGGTTTTATTGAACGAATCTGCTCGAAAAGGCATGCGTCGTGATTCATTCATTGTTGGGATGTTTATTCTCTGCCATGTTGGTTTTCGATTGATAGGTGCTTCATTTGAAGTGGCCTTGCATGGCCAAGATTGGAGCCAGCCTGCGGCTACAATATTATCATTTATGTGGATATGGTTGGGAATGACAGAAAGTGCGATAGCTTTTGGGGAACATATGAGTTGGTGGTTGGCATTGGGATTAATTTTAGGATTTTTACCTTATTTCCCATTTTCAAAACATGCTCATTTATTTATGGGGCCTCTTAATTATATGGCGGCAAAAGAGCGCCGTTCTCCAGCTACATTAGATATCATGGATCTGGAAGCGGAAGATGTTGAACAATTTGGGGCATCAAAACTCGAACATTTACCTCAAAAATCTTTTTTGGATGGGTACGCATGTATCATGTGCAATCGTTGTCAGGATTCCTGCCCTGCTTATATAACGGGGAAAGAATTGTCACCATCCGCACTTGAAATTAACAAACGTTATTATTTTAATGATCACTTAACATCTTTAGCAAAAGGGGACGAAACGACAGAACCATTACATCAATGGTTGCTTTCGGAAGAAGCGTTATGGTCCTGCACAACCTGCGGATTTTGTGTTGAAGTGTGTCCGGTTGGCAATGAACCGATGGTGGATATTCTACATATTCGTCAAAATTTAGTTCTCATGGAAAGCAAATTTCCCCAAGAAGCCATGGATGCATTCAATAAAATTGAAACCTATGGTAATCCATGGGGAATGTCTCCGCAAGACCGAGAAAAATGGATGGAAGGGTTAAACGTTCCGCTAATTAGAGAAAAGAAATCTGCAGAATATTTGTACTGGGCCGGATGTGCCGGTGCCTATGATGATAGAGGTAAGGGAATATCCAAATCTGTCGCAAAAATTTTGAATGAAGCTAATATAGATTATGCTGTTTTGGGAAATGAAGAAACTTGTACAGGTGATTCTGCTCGAAGAATTGGGAATGAATATCTATTCCAAATGCAAGCTATGCAAAACATGGAAAATTTTGAAAAATATAACATTAAAAAAATAATTACGCAGTGTCCTCATTGCCTTACTACACTTAAAAATGATTACAGCGAAATGGGCGCCGAATTGGAAGTCATTCACCATTCTCAGTTTATCTCACAATTGATTTCTGAAGGAAAGATAAAACCAGAAAAAAATATTACTGAAAAAATCACCTTTCATGATGCATGTTATATTGGACGCCATCAAGGAGAATACGATGCCCCGAGGAATGTTCTACAAGCAGTCATTAATAATGAAGAAAATTTGGTTGAAATGGCTCGAACCAAAGATCAAAGTTTTTGCTGTGGCGCCGGTGGTGGAAATATGTGGTACGAAATAAATACCGGTACGCGGATCAACATTGAACGATTTGAGGAAGCGATAGAAACTGGCGCAACAAAAGTTGCCACTTCTTGCAATTTTTGTATGATTATGATGGACGACGCTAGGAAAGTAACCAGTAAAGATGAATCTATGGAAGTGGTGGATATTGCAGAGTTAATTGCGGAACGCATTTAA